From Vicia villosa cultivar HV-30 ecotype Madison, WI unplaced genomic scaffold, Vvil1.0 ctg.003559F_1_1, whole genome shotgun sequence, one genomic window encodes:
- the LOC131641190 gene encoding transcription factor FER-LIKE IRON DEFICIENCY-INDUCED TRANSCRIPTION FACTOR-like, translating to MDFYPETLAHINNGFELHDFIEDPNFNQFINLIRGEENEDTTTMCNFNSDLIMNQSFVDNSFLSFPTNTFDHSNNNFVTPFDPTSSLGSFSCFDGEAKGEIREENDNDDDDDNYSSPTTTTSGDTKPRLKTDRSKTLESERRRRGRMKDKLYALRSLVPNISKMDKASIIGDAVSYMQELQSQAKKLKAEVSGLEASLAASKSHQGSIENHKKIQFNDNTSSICKKIVQMDMFQVDERGFYVKIVCNKGERVAASLYKSLESLRDFNVQNSNLATASDKFLLTFSFNVKNSEPIINLPNLKLWVIGAFLNQGFEFLPSF from the exons ATGGATTTTTATCCAGAGACACTTGCACACATTAACAATGGCTTTGAGCTACACGATTTCATTGAAGATCCAAACTTTAATCAATTCATCAACTTGATTCGTGGGGAAGAAAATGAAGATACGACTACTATGTGTAACTTCAATTCTGACCTAATCATGAATCAAAGCTTTGTTGATAACTCATTCCTTTCATTTCCTACAAACACATTTGATCACTCCAATAATAATTTTGTCACCCCTTTTGATCCAACTTCTTCACTTGGCTCTTTCTCTTGTTTTGATGGAGAAGCTAAGGGTGAAATAAGAGAAgaaaatgataatgatgatgatgatgataattattCTTCTCCAACAACAACTACAAGTGGTGATACTAAGCCAAGGTTGAAAACGGATAGGTCCAAGACTTTGGAATCTGAGAGGAGGAGGCGCGGTCGAATGAAGGATAAGCTCTATGCATTGCGATCTTTGGTTCCCAATATATCAAAG aTGGATAAGGCTTCTATAATTGGAGATGCTGTTTCATATATGCAAGAACTTCAATCACAAGCCAAGAAGCTTAAGGCTGAGGTTTCAGGACTTGAAGCATCCTTAGCAGCATCCAAATCTCATCAAGGATCAATTGAAAACCACAAAAAGATTCAATTCAATGATAACACTAGTTCAATATGCAAGAAAATTGTCCAG ATGGATATGTTTCAAGTGGATGAAAGAGGGTTTTATGTTAAAATAGTATGCAACAAAGGAGAAAGAGTGGCTGCTTcattgtacaagtctcttgaatCTTTGAgagatttcaatgttcaaaattcaaatttggcCACAGCTTCTGACAAATTTCTACTTACATTTTCATTTAAT GTAAAAAACTCAGAGCCAATAATCAACCTGCCCAATTTAAAGCTATGGGTGATTGGAGCTTTTCTAAATCAAGGCTTTGAATTCTTACCTTCTTTTTAA